In Vibrio alginolyticus NBRC 15630 = ATCC 17749, one genomic interval encodes:
- a CDS encoding CatB-related O-acetyltransferase: protein MKTKHWSKVTLLHEVVTNPNITIKGKHSYYSDCWDAGFEESVVRYLQGDEFSRDWEPKWKIDKLHIGDFVCIAAEVVIVMGGNSTHRADWFSLYPFMDSIEEAYVGKGDTHIGDGAWLGMRSMIMPGVTIGEGAIVAANSVVTKDVEPYSMVAGSPAKHVKYRFSRETIDELLALRIYDWPDKKIDSLKRFLCSDDLEGLRKASAEYDRNHS from the coding sequence ATGAAAACTAAGCATTGGTCTAAGGTGACTTTGCTACATGAAGTTGTTACGAACCCAAATATAACGATTAAAGGTAAACATAGTTATTACAGTGATTGTTGGGACGCCGGTTTTGAAGAGTCTGTTGTAAGATATCTACAAGGCGATGAGTTCAGCCGAGATTGGGAACCAAAATGGAAGATTGATAAGTTACATATAGGTGACTTTGTCTGTATTGCAGCGGAAGTTGTCATTGTTATGGGGGGAAACAGTACACATAGAGCTGATTGGTTCTCCTTGTACCCATTTATGGACTCTATTGAAGAAGCGTACGTCGGGAAAGGAGATACTCATATTGGCGATGGCGCCTGGCTCGGTATGCGATCCATGATAATGCCGGGTGTGACTATCGGAGAAGGAGCAATCGTTGCGGCAAACAGTGTGGTGACGAAAGATGTTGAGCCTTACAGCATGGTTGCGGGGTCACCAGCTAAGCATGTCAAATATCGCTTTTCTCGAGAGACGATAGACGAACTGCTTGCTCTTAGGATATATGATTGGCCTGATAAGAAAATCGACAGCCTGAAGAGATTTTTATGTTCAGACGATTTAGAAGGGCTGAGAAAGGCAAGCGCTGAATATGATAGAAACCACTCATAA
- a CDS encoding peptidoglycan DD-metalloendopeptidase family protein: MTILIIKRSVQAPTVALITTALIILISVSLSHYFLTPVDRLPTIKPLEFESENVQPSIKKKTRRQKITTGVVEYSFVASLLKSGVSQKEINLLLALIKSKFNIIDSIKRGDNFILRTKLNSKNETYISSFYYLGSKTDLFIINDGHGNVFDEHGVSINNQFMFSSPFDKNYRVSSDYDLKRTHPVTNITTPHLGTDYATPVGTPIRSIADGIVLKSRYNRFAGNYINIRHTNGSVSRYLHLSQRNVHVGEKISRGQVIGKTGNTGRTTGPHLHLELHINGVPVDYERYIQRHPNTDVNIEMLIAARKEKAELTAEWQRYEQSNR; this comes from the coding sequence ATGACTATTTTAATAATAAAAAGGAGTGTGCAAGCTCCTACCGTAGCCCTTATCACTACTGCGTTAATCATATTGATTAGCGTATCGCTTTCTCACTACTTCCTCACTCCTGTGGATAGGCTACCTACCATCAAGCCTTTAGAATTCGAAAGTGAGAATGTGCAGCCATCAATTAAAAAGAAGACTCGTAGGCAAAAAATCACTACCGGTGTTGTTGAATACTCTTTTGTCGCTTCATTATTAAAATCAGGAGTGAGTCAAAAAGAGATCAACTTGCTATTAGCACTTATCAAAAGCAAGTTTAATATTATTGACTCTATTAAAAGAGGTGATAACTTTATCTTAAGAACTAAATTAAATAGTAAAAATGAAACTTACATTAGTTCTTTTTACTATTTAGGCAGTAAAACTGATTTATTTATTATCAATGATGGTCACGGTAACGTATTTGATGAGCATGGTGTGTCGATAAATAATCAGTTCATGTTTTCTTCACCCTTTGATAAAAACTACAGAGTGAGCTCTGACTATGACTTAAAGCGAACACATCCAGTGACCAATATAACGACTCCGCACTTAGGCACTGATTATGCCACACCTGTAGGTACACCGATTCGTAGTATTGCTGATGGCATCGTTTTAAAGTCCCGCTACAACCGTTTTGCAGGCAACTACATTAATATCCGCCACACAAATGGCTCTGTATCACGCTACCTACACTTATCTCAGCGCAACGTCCATGTTGGAGAGAAGATCAGCCGAGGACAAGTGATAGGGAAAACGGGTAACACAGGAAGAACAACAGGGCCGCATTTACATCTTGAACTGCACATCAATGGTGTTCCGGTTGATTACGAGCGATACATTCAAAGGCACCCAAACACTGACGTAAATATAGAAATGCTGATTGCAGCGAGAAAAGAAAAAGCAGAGTTAACAGCGGAATGGCAACGGTATGAGCAGTCAAATAGGTAA
- the pdxR gene encoding MocR-like pyridoxine biosynthesis transcription factor PdxR → MPFSLHFETGKVTSQQLYSEIYQGILEGRLRSNERLPSTRMLSKKLGIARNTVISVYERLQFEGWIVKKAGSGTYVSNALEQTVNQDKRPIKHYQLGVFGTNASKKPEIIAPKNLDYDFTLGVPDHQRIAKHIWRHSRLSRLNALTPEFAHGGDLQGLACLRESICEYVRHSRGVICDPEDIIITQGCQQAIMTTLLTLLSPGDLVSTEDPGYPVFRNQARLLGAQIGSVPMDDQGVVVESIASNAKIIYTTPSHQFPLGFSYSADRKLELLRWAEVNNAIIIEDDYDSEYHYLNTSKKALKSQDKNDCVVMIGSFSKILFPGIRIGYMIPPKSLIEPISNMLWHLGRSTSVVSQILLDEFMRDGHFSHHLLNMNKIYSERYNKLTQLIDNIDCLQRIPSQGGLHIAAEVSGCATQMMNKFASSNVAVYPSSHFSINNHSNALLFGFGIIPTQKIEKAFDIIQSILD, encoded by the coding sequence ATGCCATTTTCACTACACTTCGAAACTGGAAAAGTCACCAGCCAACAACTTTACTCCGAGATATACCAAGGGATATTAGAAGGCAGATTACGATCAAATGAGAGATTACCGTCAACCCGCATGCTGTCGAAAAAGTTAGGCATAGCAAGAAACACTGTCATTTCGGTGTATGAGCGACTTCAGTTCGAGGGGTGGATAGTAAAAAAGGCAGGATCTGGCACGTACGTAAGTAATGCTCTAGAACAAACGGTGAATCAAGATAAGAGACCAATAAAACACTACCAACTAGGGGTGTTTGGCACTAACGCATCGAAGAAGCCAGAGATCATCGCACCAAAGAATCTAGACTATGACTTCACTTTAGGCGTTCCTGATCATCAGAGAATAGCAAAGCATATTTGGCGACACTCAAGACTGAGTAGGCTCAATGCATTAACTCCAGAGTTTGCACATGGCGGTGATTTACAAGGGTTAGCTTGTTTACGAGAGTCTATCTGCGAGTATGTGAGACACTCGAGAGGCGTAATCTGTGACCCTGAAGACATCATCATTACTCAAGGGTGCCAGCAGGCAATAATGACGACTCTCCTTACATTACTCTCTCCCGGGGATCTCGTGTCGACGGAAGATCCAGGATATCCTGTTTTTCGAAATCAAGCTCGATTACTTGGCGCGCAAATAGGCTCCGTGCCGATGGACGACCAAGGTGTTGTCGTTGAATCAATCGCTTCTAATGCCAAAATTATTTATACAACGCCTAGTCATCAGTTCCCTTTAGGCTTTAGCTACTCAGCTGACAGGAAGTTAGAACTGCTGAGATGGGCAGAAGTTAATAACGCAATCATTATCGAAGATGATTATGATTCGGAATATCACTATCTCAATACCAGTAAGAAAGCTCTCAAGTCACAAGACAAAAATGACTGCGTCGTTATGATAGGCAGTTTCTCTAAAATACTATTTCCCGGCATACGCATTGGCTATATGATTCCGCCAAAGTCTTTAATAGAGCCAATTTCAAATATGTTATGGCACTTGGGAAGAAGTACATCTGTAGTGTCTCAAATCCTACTTGACGAATTCATGCGTGACGGTCATTTCTCTCACCATTTACTCAATATGAATAAAATCTACAGCGAAAGGTATAATAAGCTAACTCAATTAATTGACAACATAGATTGCTTACAACGTATTCCAAGCCAAGGTGGATTGCATATAGCAGCTGAAGTATCGGGATGCGCGACACAAATGATGAATAAATTTGCTTCATCAAATGTAGCGGTTTACCCATCATCGCATTTTTCTATCAACAATCATTCTAATGCCCTCTTATTTGGATTTGGCATTATTCCTACCCAAAAAATAGAAAAAGCATTTGATATTATTCAATCAATATTGGATTAA
- the ampC gene encoding class C beta-lactamase, which translates to MKLNNALLAILSLTSFVTFAKTELTVSSQLKSVVDECAKGLINEYDIPGLAVAVTIDGKRYFYNYGLADVSKGSLVTNDTIFELGSISKTFAATLTGYAQEKGKLNMDDKVKDYIPELENSALGNTKLVNVATYTAGGLPLQFPSEVTNDAEMMQYYKTWKPEYEAGTKRKYSNPSIGLFGYIGALSMKSDYTEMMETVILPELGMTNTFVDVPKDKLNNYAFGYSSEGNPVRVNPGILDAQAYGIKSTSSDMLQYIEANMGQAQLNNDMENALEQTHIKYFNTDTFTQAVGWEGYDYPVSLSQLLKGNSSDVILNAKPVQASESGTLGRDIWYNKTGSTGGFGAYVAYVPSEKIGIVILANKNYPNAERVEAAYHIISSVVK; encoded by the coding sequence ATGAAGTTAAACAATGCCTTGCTGGCCATTTTATCGCTCACTTCTTTCGTCACGTTTGCGAAAACGGAGTTAACGGTTAGCAGTCAATTAAAGAGCGTAGTTGATGAATGCGCTAAAGGATTAATCAACGAATACGACATTCCGGGGTTGGCTGTTGCAGTAACGATTGATGGTAAACGTTATTTTTATAATTACGGTTTGGCTGACGTAAGTAAGGGGAGTTTAGTCACCAACGACACAATTTTTGAACTCGGCTCTATCAGTAAAACTTTTGCTGCTACTTTGACTGGGTACGCCCAAGAAAAAGGTAAGCTAAACATGGATGACAAGGTCAAAGATTATATTCCAGAATTAGAGAATAGTGCTCTGGGTAATACCAAGCTAGTTAATGTCGCCACCTACACTGCAGGTGGTCTACCATTGCAATTCCCTAGCGAAGTAACGAACGACGCTGAAATGATGCAGTACTACAAAACGTGGAAACCGGAGTACGAAGCCGGTACTAAGAGGAAGTACTCAAACCCTAGTATTGGTCTATTTGGCTACATCGGTGCCTTGAGTATGAAGTCAGACTATACGGAAATGATGGAAACCGTCATCCTGCCTGAGCTCGGTATGACCAATACCTTTGTCGATGTACCAAAGGATAAGCTTAATAACTATGCTTTTGGTTATAGTTCTGAGGGAAACCCCGTTAGAGTTAATCCAGGTATTCTTGATGCGCAAGCCTATGGTATTAAATCAACGAGCTCAGATATGCTTCAATATATCGAAGCAAATATGGGGCAAGCGCAACTGAATAATGATATGGAGAATGCGCTAGAGCAAACTCACATTAAGTATTTTAATACCGATACATTTACGCAAGCAGTAGGGTGGGAAGGTTATGATTATCCCGTCTCACTTTCACAATTATTGAAAGGTAACTCCAGCGACGTAATTCTCAACGCTAAACCGGTTCAAGCAAGTGAATCCGGTACTCTCGGTCGAGACATTTGGTATAACAAAACGGGCTCAACAGGTGGCTTTGGGGCATATGTCGCGTATGTACCCTCTGAAAAAATAGGCATAGTGATTCTGGCGAATAAAAACTACCCTAATGCAGAAAGAGTAGAGGCTGCTTACCATATTATTAGCTCAGTGGTGAAGTAA